Proteins encoded in a region of the Pseudomonas putida genome:
- a CDS encoding MFS transporter, with the protein MKMKGIRWWMVSLVTAGLVVNYLARNTLSVAAPTLMTDLSISTEQYAKIVAAWQVCYALMQPVAGWFIDFIGTKLGFAVFAMAWSVACAGAALATGWQSMAFMRGLLGMTEAAGLPAGVKATTEWFPAKERSVAIGWFNIGSSLGALLAPPLVVWAILHSGWQLAFVIVGASGIVWTLLWMLLYKHPRDQKRLSDEERDYILAGQEAHFKQDTREKGAWKRIFKTRNFYAIASARILSEPAWQTFNAWIPLYLMTERHMNIKEVAMFAWLPFLAADIGCVLGGYLSPLFHRYFKVSLFTSRKMVLVFGASCMIGPACIGLVESPYTAILLLCIGGFAHQTLSGALYSITSDSFSKDQVATATGMGGMCGYLGAAVFTLVFGVLVTQIGYSPLFVVLAAFDIVAAVLVWKVAREVSGESSVRKMASSTEALA; encoded by the coding sequence ATGAAGATGAAAGGCATCCGTTGGTGGATGGTCAGCCTTGTCACGGCCGGGCTCGTCGTCAACTACCTCGCCCGCAATACCCTCTCGGTGGCTGCCCCCACCTTGATGACCGACCTTTCCATCAGTACCGAGCAATACGCCAAGATCGTCGCCGCCTGGCAGGTGTGCTACGCCCTCATGCAGCCGGTGGCCGGCTGGTTCATCGACTTCATCGGCACCAAGCTGGGCTTTGCCGTGTTCGCCATGGCCTGGTCTGTGGCCTGTGCCGGCGCGGCCTTGGCTACAGGCTGGCAGAGCATGGCATTCATGCGCGGGCTGCTGGGCATGACCGAGGCCGCGGGCTTGCCGGCCGGGGTCAAGGCTACTACCGAGTGGTTCCCGGCCAAGGAGCGTTCGGTGGCGATCGGTTGGTTCAATATCGGCTCGTCGCTTGGCGCCTTGCTGGCGCCGCCACTGGTGGTGTGGGCGATCCTGCACAGTGGCTGGCAACTGGCGTTCGTCATTGTTGGCGCGTCAGGCATTGTCTGGACGTTGCTGTGGATGCTGCTGTACAAGCACCCGCGTGACCAGAAGCGCCTGAGCGATGAGGAACGGGACTACATCCTTGCCGGGCAGGAAGCGCACTTCAAACAGGACACCCGCGAGAAGGGCGCGTGGAAGCGCATCTTCAAAACCCGCAACTTCTACGCCATCGCATCGGCGCGAATTCTTTCCGAGCCCGCCTGGCAAACCTTCAATGCCTGGATCCCGCTGTACCTGATGACCGAGCGGCACATGAACATCAAGGAAGTGGCGATGTTCGCCTGGCTGCCGTTCCTGGCGGCCGATATCGGCTGTGTGCTGGGCGGTTACCTAAGCCCGTTGTTCCACCGCTACTTCAAGGTGTCGCTGTTCACCTCGCGCAAGATGGTGCTGGTGTTCGGTGCCAGTTGCATGATCGGCCCGGCCTGCATCGGCCTGGTGGAAAGCCCGTACACCGCGATCCTGTTGCTGTGCATTGGCGGCTTTGCCCACCAGACGCTGTCGGGGGCGCTGTACTCGATCACTTCGGATTCGTTCAGTAAGGACCAGGTGGCCACGGCGACCGGCATGGGTGGCATGTGCGGCTATCTGGGGGCGGCGGTGTTCACCCTGGTGTTCGGCGTGCTGGTCACGCAGATTGGCTACAGCCCGTTGTTCGTGGTGCTGGCAGCGTTCGATATCGTGGCGGCGGTGCTGGTGTGGAAGGTGGCGCGCGAAGTGAGTGGCGAGTCTTCTGTCAGGAAGATGGCAAGCTCGACCGAGGCACTGGCATAA
- a CDS encoding EamA family transporter, translating to MFPRKLAIALLALLACSFAGNHIAARIAFDDGTGVLLAILCRSGITLLVLAGLLVWQRQALGLPAGTRHWQLLLGLLIATQSLCLYSAVARIPVALALLVGNTFPMLLALLTWTLGGARPTGRTVLFMGLILCGLVLALDVPARLADSGAANPHWATGISLAFGAACAFACALWITDHKLASVRGPVRSLLTLLIVFSSMLIAGASGVMPSGLSLPGSSSGWAALACLVVLYGLAFTLLFVCVPRLNMAQNAPVMNVEPIATLLLGWALLDQHLSPLQLVGGAVVVCGIVLLTYRRPH from the coding sequence TTGTTCCCACGCAAGCTGGCCATTGCCCTGCTGGCTTTGCTGGCCTGCTCATTCGCCGGCAACCACATTGCCGCACGCATCGCCTTCGATGACGGCACCGGCGTGTTGCTGGCGATCCTCTGCCGCTCAGGTATTACCTTGCTGGTGCTGGCCGGCCTGCTGGTGTGGCAACGCCAGGCGCTGGGCCTGCCTGCCGGTACCCGGCACTGGCAACTGCTGCTCGGCCTGCTGATCGCCACCCAGAGCCTGTGCCTGTATTCGGCGGTAGCGCGCATCCCGGTCGCCCTGGCGCTGCTGGTGGGCAACACCTTTCCGATGCTGCTGGCACTGCTCACTTGGACACTGGGTGGCGCACGCCCCACCGGCCGCACGGTGCTGTTCATGGGCCTGATCCTGTGCGGTCTGGTACTGGCACTGGATGTGCCGGCACGCCTGGCCGACAGTGGCGCGGCCAACCCGCACTGGGCAACGGGCATCAGCCTGGCCTTTGGCGCCGCCTGTGCCTTTGCCTGCGCCTTGTGGATCACCGACCACAAATTGGCCAGCGTGCGGGGCCCCGTGCGCAGCCTGCTGACCTTGCTGATCGTGTTCTCCAGCATGCTGATTGCAGGCGCAAGCGGGGTGATGCCGTCCGGCCTGTCACTACCAGGCAGCAGCAGCGGCTGGGCGGCCCTGGCCTGCCTGGTGGTGTTGTACGGCCTAGCCTTCACCTTGCTGTTCGTTTGTGTACCTCGCCTGAACATGGCGCAGAACGCGCCAGTCATGAACGTTGAACCCATCGCCACCTTGCTGCTGGGCTGGGCCTTGCTCGATCAGCACCTGAGCCCCCTGCAACTGGTCGGGGGCGCCGTGGTGGTGTGCGGCATCGTGCTGCTCACCTACCGTCGGCCCCATTGA
- a CDS encoding TRAP transporter substrate-binding protein has protein sequence MTFKRKLLLAVLPFAFSVATPASALDIKFAEIHPAGYPTVVAEQNMGKKLEEASNGDITFKMFAGGVLGSEKEVIEQAQIGAVQMTRVSLGIVGPVVPDVNVFNMPFVFRDHEHMRKIIDGEIGQEILDKITNSDFNLVALAWMDGGSRSIYTKKPVRSLEDLKGMKIRVQGNPLFIDMMNAMGGNGIAMDTGEIFSALQTGVIDGAENNPPTLLEHNHYQSAKYYTLTGHLILPEPVVMSKTTWNKLSPEQQALVKKVAREAQMEERALWDAKSAASEEKLKAAGVEFITVDKKPFYDATASVREKYGAQYADLMKRIDAVQ, from the coding sequence ATGACGTTCAAACGCAAGCTGCTCCTTGCCGTACTCCCCTTCGCCTTCAGCGTCGCCACACCCGCCTCGGCACTGGACATCAAGTTCGCCGAAATTCACCCGGCCGGCTACCCGACCGTGGTCGCCGAGCAAAACATGGGTAAAAAGCTGGAAGAAGCCAGCAACGGCGACATCACCTTCAAGATGTTCGCCGGCGGCGTGCTGGGCTCGGAGAAGGAAGTGATCGAACAGGCGCAGATCGGCGCCGTGCAGATGACCCGCGTCAGCCTGGGGATCGTCGGCCCGGTGGTGCCGGATGTAAACGTGTTCAACATGCCGTTCGTGTTCCGCGACCATGAGCACATGCGCAAGATCATCGACGGCGAGATCGGCCAGGAGATCCTCGACAAGATCACCAACTCCGATTTCAACCTGGTGGCCCTGGCCTGGATGGATGGCGGCTCGCGCAGCATCTACACGAAAAAACCGGTACGCAGCCTGGAAGACCTCAAGGGCATGAAGATTCGCGTACAGGGCAACCCGCTGTTCATCGACATGATGAACGCCATGGGCGGCAACGGTATCGCCATGGACACCGGGGAAATTTTCAGCGCCCTGCAGACCGGCGTGATCGATGGTGCCGAGAACAACCCGCCCACGCTGCTCGAGCACAACCACTACCAGAGCGCCAAGTACTACACCTTGACCGGGCACCTGATTCTGCCGGAGCCGGTGGTAATGTCCAAAACCACCTGGAACAAACTCAGCCCCGAGCAGCAAGCACTGGTGAAGAAGGTCGCGCGTGAAGCGCAGATGGAAGAACGCGCACTGTGGGATGCCAAGTCCGCCGCCAGCGAAGAGAAGCTCAAGGCCGCCGGTGTCGAGTTCATCACCGTGGACAAGAAGCCATTCTACGACGCCACTGCCTCGGTACGCGAAAAATACGGCGCGCAGTACGCCGACCTGATGAAGCGCATCGACGCCGTCCAGTAA
- a CDS encoding aldose 1-epimerase: MAVTELHLQDRLTRLSLAPGVGASLVNWEVKATGQPLLRHSDTAALASGTPRRLACYPLAPWSNRIAEGGFAQPEGWQALAPNTEHDPYPIHGSAWQQAWQVEHHSERRARLRLDSAVPFAYQATLDVHLHEGCLNLDLHVVHLEALATWYGLGLHPYFPRYPDTKLYAAARKVWLAEDGRLPSYQAEVPEPWRFNAMGLLPESVVDHAFSGWPGECVIEQPSAGHRLTCSASGAEHFLLFCPQGQGFFCFEPVSHPVNAHHLPGRPGLRLLQRGEAMNLGFRMQYQAL, translated from the coding sequence ATGGCTGTGACCGAGCTGCACCTGCAGGACCGCCTAACCCGTCTGAGCCTGGCACCGGGGGTGGGCGCCAGCCTGGTGAACTGGGAAGTGAAGGCAACCGGCCAGCCGTTGCTGCGCCATTCCGACACGGCTGCGCTGGCCAGTGGCACCCCGAGGCGGTTGGCCTGTTACCCGCTGGCACCGTGGTCCAACCGCATTGCCGAGGGTGGCTTTGCCCAGCCCGAGGGCTGGCAGGCACTGGCACCGAACACCGAGCATGATCCATACCCGATTCATGGAAGTGCCTGGCAGCAGGCCTGGCAGGTAGAGCACCACAGCGAACGACGTGCGCGGCTGAGGCTGGACAGTGCCGTGCCGTTTGCCTACCAAGCCACGCTGGATGTGCACTTGCATGAGGGCTGCCTGAACCTGGACCTGCATGTGGTGCACCTGGAAGCGCTGGCGACCTGGTATGGGCTGGGTTTGCACCCTTACTTTCCGCGCTATCCCGATACCAAACTGTACGCGGCGGCGCGCAAGGTGTGGCTGGCCGAGGATGGGCGGTTGCCGTCGTATCAGGCCGAAGTGCCTGAACCGTGGCGTTTCAATGCCATGGGGCTTTTGCCTGAGAGCGTCGTCGATCATGCCTTCAGTGGTTGGCCGGGGGAGTGTGTGATTGAACAGCCAAGCGCGGGTCATCGACTGACGTGCAGTGCCAGCGGGGCTGAGCACTTCTTGCTGTTCTGCCCGCAAGGGCAAGGCTTTTTCTGCTTTGAGCCGGTAAGCCACCCGGTTAATGCGCATCACTTGCCAGGGCGGCCGGGGTTGCGGTTGCTGCAGCGTGGGGAAGCGATGAACCTTGGGTTCAGGATGCAGTATCAGGCGCTGTAA
- a CDS encoding TRAP transporter large permease, with amino-acid sequence MDAFILLGSFIMLILLGMPVAYALGLSALIGAWWIDIPLQAMMIQVASGVNKFSLLAIPFFVLAGAIMAEGGMSRRLVAFAGVLVGFVRGGLSLVDIMASTFFGAISGSSVADTASVGSVLIPEMERKGYPREFSTAVTVSGSVQALLTPPSHNSVLYSLAAGGTVSIASLFMAGVMPGLLLSAVMMGLCLIFAKKRNYPKGEVIPMRQALKIAGEALWGLMAMVIILGGILSGVFTATESAAVAVVWSFFVTMFVYRDYKWRDLPKLMHRTVRTISIVMILIGFAASFGYVMTLMQIPSKITTAFLTLSDNRYVILMCINFMLLLLGTVMDMAPLILILTPILLPVITGIGVDPVHFGMIMLVNLGIGLITPPVGAVLFVGSAIGKVSIESTVKALLPFYLALFLVLMAVTYIPAISLWLPSVVL; translated from the coding sequence ATGGATGCGTTCATTCTGTTGGGCAGTTTCATCATGCTCATTCTGCTGGGCATGCCGGTGGCCTATGCCCTGGGCCTGTCGGCGCTGATTGGCGCTTGGTGGATCGATATCCCGCTGCAGGCAATGATGATTCAGGTGGCCAGTGGGGTTAACAAGTTCTCGCTGCTGGCGATTCCGTTCTTCGTGCTGGCCGGCGCGATCATGGCCGAAGGCGGTATGTCACGGCGGCTGGTGGCATTTGCCGGAGTGCTGGTGGGCTTCGTGCGCGGTGGGCTGTCGCTGGTCGATATCATGGCCTCGACCTTCTTCGGCGCGATTTCCGGCTCGTCGGTGGCCGACACCGCCTCGGTGGGCTCGGTGCTGATCCCAGAGATGGAGCGCAAGGGTTACCCGCGCGAATTCTCCACTGCCGTGACCGTCAGCGGCTCGGTACAGGCGCTGCTGACCCCGCCCAGCCACAATTCGGTGCTGTATTCGCTGGCGGCGGGCGGCACGGTGTCGATTGCCTCGCTGTTCATGGCGGGAGTCATGCCCGGTTTGCTGCTGAGTGCGGTGATGATGGGCCTGTGCCTGATCTTCGCCAAGAAGCGCAACTACCCCAAGGGCGAAGTGATCCCGATGCGCCAGGCGCTGAAAATCGCCGGTGAAGCGCTGTGGGGCCTGATGGCCATGGTCATTATCCTTGGCGGCATTTTGTCGGGCGTGTTCACCGCTACCGAGTCGGCGGCAGTGGCGGTGGTGTGGTCGTTCTTCGTGACCATGTTCGTCTACCGCGACTACAAGTGGCGCGACCTGCCCAAGCTGATGCATCGCACGGTGCGCACCATCTCGATCGTGATGATTCTGATCGGCTTTGCCGCCAGCTTTGGTTACGTGATGACGCTGATGCAGATCCCGTCGAAAATCACCACGGCGTTTCTGACCCTGTCGGACAACCGCTATGTGATCCTGATGTGCATCAACTTCATGCTGTTGCTGCTGGGCACGGTGATGGACATGGCGCCGCTGATCCTGATCCTTACGCCGATCCTGTTGCCGGTAATCACCGGTATCGGCGTGGACCCGGTGCACTTCGGCATGATCATGCTGGTGAACCTGGGAATCGGGCTGATCACCCCACCGGTGGGCGCCGTGCTGTTCGTCGGTTCGGCCATCGGCAAGGTGAGCATCGAGTCGACGGTGAAGGCGCTGCTGCCGTTCTACCTGGCGCTGTTCTTGGTGCTGATGGCGGTGACCTACATTCCGGCCATTTCGCTGTGGCTGCCTAGCGTGGTGCTGTAA
- a CDS encoding LysR family transcriptional regulator, with product MDQIHLMKVFVAVGELESFAAAARRLDISPAAVTRAVSALEDQLGVKLLLRTTRSVRLTEAGGRYLEDTRHILASIHEANEAAAGINATPKGDLAVTAPILFGKKFVMPCIVRYLQQYPEVDVSAYFLDRVVNMVEEGMDVAVRIGPLPDSGLKALRVGRVRRMLCASPDYLARHGVPEHPSDLAGHAVIGTTNLSPRAGWRFGVTDEPTLVRMKPRLTVTSNDGAIAAASGGLGIARLLSYQVAEELASGQLQVILAEYEEAPWPIHVLHRESKYGSAKVRAFIDMLAQALRAQQLD from the coding sequence ATGGACCAGATCCACCTGATGAAGGTGTTCGTTGCCGTCGGCGAACTGGAAAGCTTCGCCGCCGCTGCTCGCCGCCTGGACATCTCGCCAGCCGCCGTCACCCGCGCCGTCAGCGCTCTGGAAGACCAGCTCGGGGTCAAGCTGCTGCTGCGTACTACCCGCAGCGTGCGCCTGACCGAGGCCGGCGGGCGCTATCTGGAAGACACGCGGCATATCCTTGCCAGCATTCACGAAGCCAACGAGGCGGCTGCCGGTATCAACGCCACCCCCAAGGGCGACCTGGCAGTGACCGCGCCGATCCTGTTCGGCAAGAAGTTCGTCATGCCGTGCATCGTCCGCTACTTGCAGCAGTACCCGGAAGTCGATGTTTCCGCCTACTTCCTCGACCGTGTTGTGAACATGGTCGAGGAGGGCATGGACGTGGCCGTGCGCATCGGTCCTTTGCCCGACTCCGGGTTGAAGGCGTTGCGGGTGGGCAGGGTGCGTCGCATGTTGTGTGCCTCGCCCGACTACCTGGCGCGTCATGGCGTACCGGAGCACCCGTCGGACCTGGCAGGGCATGCGGTGATCGGCACCACCAACCTTTCGCCACGGGCCGGTTGGCGCTTTGGGGTCACCGATGAGCCGACGCTGGTACGCATGAAGCCGCGGCTGACGGTAACCAGCAATGATGGGGCAATCGCAGCGGCCAGCGGCGGGCTGGGGATTGCCCGGCTGCTGTCGTACCAAGTGGCAGAAGAGCTGGCCAGCGGGCAACTGCAGGTGATCCTGGCCGAGTACGAGGAGGCGCCCTGGCCCATTCATGTGCTGCACCGCGAAAGCAAGTACGGCTCGGCCAAGGTCAGGGCCTTTATCGACATGCTGGCGCAGGCCCTGCGAGCCCAGCAGCTTGATTGA
- a CDS encoding glutathione S-transferase family protein, translating into MSNPIKLYNFPKSGHAHRIELMLSLLNLPTELVFVDLAKGAHKQPDFLALNPFGQVPVIDDNGTVIADSNAILVYLAKKYDNGTWLPEEPAAAARVQRWLSVAAGPLAFGPAAARLVTVFGASFNTDEVIGRAHTLLKVIDTELARTPFLAGSTPTIADIANYSYIAHAPEGNVSLEPYANVRSWLARIESLPGFVPMPRTVIGLQTSA; encoded by the coding sequence ATGTCGAACCCGATCAAGCTCTACAACTTCCCCAAGTCTGGCCACGCCCATCGCATCGAGCTGATGCTCTCGCTGCTGAACCTGCCCACAGAGCTGGTGTTCGTCGACCTGGCCAAAGGTGCACACAAGCAGCCGGACTTCCTTGCCCTCAACCCGTTTGGCCAGGTCCCGGTCATCGATGACAACGGTACGGTGATCGCCGATTCCAATGCCATCCTCGTCTACTTGGCGAAAAAGTATGACAACGGCACTTGGTTGCCCGAAGAGCCTGCTGCCGCTGCCCGTGTGCAACGTTGGCTGTCAGTCGCTGCCGGTCCGCTGGCCTTCGGCCCGGCTGCGGCCCGCCTGGTGACGGTGTTCGGGGCTTCGTTCAATACCGACGAAGTGATTGGCCGTGCCCACACCCTGCTCAAGGTGATCGATACAGAGCTAGCCAGGACGCCATTCCTGGCGGGCAGCACGCCCACCATCGCCGACATTGCCAATTACTCGTACATCGCCCACGCGCCCGAAGGCAACGTGTCGCTGGAACCCTATGCCAACGTGCGCAGCTGGCTGGCACGGATCGAGTCACTGCCAGGCTTCGTGCCCATGCCACGCACAGTGATCGGGCTGCAGACCAGCGCCTGA
- a CDS encoding TRAP transporter small permease → MKNLFLRANDTLYRGCIWIAGLSILAMSLIIPWGIFARYVLGTGSSWPEPVAILLMVVFTFVGAAASYRAGAHMAVAMITDRLPPLQRQLVALLVQVLMILVCVFMTYYGTKLCITTWNQSLASLPGVRVGMTYAPIPLGGVLTLVFVLEKLLLGDQSHRKVVRFDHVEESEGAA, encoded by the coding sequence ATGAAGAACCTTTTTCTGCGTGCGAACGACACGCTGTACCGCGGCTGCATCTGGATCGCCGGCCTGTCGATCCTGGCCATGTCGCTGATCATCCCTTGGGGCATTTTCGCCCGCTACGTGCTCGGCACTGGCTCAAGCTGGCCGGAGCCAGTGGCCATCTTGCTGATGGTGGTGTTCACCTTCGTCGGCGCCGCAGCCAGCTACCGGGCTGGGGCGCACATGGCGGTGGCGATGATTACAGACCGCCTGCCACCACTGCAGCGCCAGTTGGTTGCGCTGCTGGTGCAAGTGCTGATGATTCTGGTGTGCGTGTTCATGACTTACTACGGCACCAAGCTGTGCATCACTACCTGGAACCAGTCTCTGGCGTCATTGCCTGGGGTGCGGGTTGGCATGACCTATGCGCCGATTCCGCTCGGTGGTGTGCTGACCCTGGTGTTCGTACTGGAAAAACTCCTCTTGGGCGATCAGAGCCACCGCAAGGTGGTGCGCTTCGACCACGTAGAAGAAAGCGAAGGAGCGGCGTAA
- a CDS encoding UPF0149 family protein, which yields MLPVLSEKELDRLEDLLITYGNDYSVLNLAELNGFFTALASSPVTVTPEHWLPAAAGGKVPKFKKPAHEEAYVALMLRYASQVAEELSDDVDQFEPLFEEREDEQGTVIVMEEWCFGYMRGTQIAGWGELPQEQDQLLKAISLHGLEDNFELLDQMSEADIQACVPQVVEASRGLFRYFKKLN from the coding sequence ATGCTCCCCGTACTCAGCGAAAAAGAACTCGACCGCCTCGAAGACCTGCTGATCACCTATGGCAACGACTACTCGGTACTCAACCTGGCCGAGCTCAATGGTTTCTTCACCGCGCTGGCCAGTTCACCGGTAACCGTGACCCCGGAACATTGGTTGCCAGCCGCTGCCGGTGGCAAGGTGCCAAAGTTCAAGAAGCCGGCACATGAAGAGGCTTATGTGGCGTTGATGCTGCGCTATGCCAGCCAAGTGGCGGAAGAGCTGAGCGATGATGTCGACCAGTTCGAGCCGCTGTTCGAAGAAAGGGAAGACGAGCAGGGCACTGTGATCGTGATGGAGGAATGGTGCTTCGGCTACATGCGCGGTACCCAGATTGCCGGTTGGGGCGAGTTGCCGCAGGAGCAGGACCAACTGCTCAAGGCGATTTCGCTGCATGGGTTGGAGGACAATTTCGAACTGCTGGACCAGATGAGCGAAGCGGATATCCAGGCCTGCGTACCGCAGGTTGTCGAGGCTTCGCGCGGGTTGTTCCGCTATTTCAAGAAACTGAACTGA
- a CDS encoding pyridoxamine 5'-phosphate oxidase family protein, translated as MQQPPDHRPSPWHAGEKTLQEKVGVAERMEAFGQKVIRDYMPDQHRTFYHQLPFMIAASVDTLGRPWATLLEGPEGFVSSPDPRLLTIDTTLPADDPATPGLVAGEAVGLLGIELHTRRRNRINGQIRQAAQGQLQVAVEQSFGNCPQYIQLRDYTRVDQPPQGRVDAPELDATTASMIEGADTFFVASYVEHGNGQRSVDVSHRGGRPGFIKVEGSLLTIPDYAGNLHFNTLGNLLVNPQAGLLFIDFSNGNVLQVCGRAEVLLDSPAIQAFEGAERLWTLQVEQVVWRPAAVSLRWAFKAYAPTSLMTGTWAEADARLEQRRQQRQWQAWRVLRVEQESRDIRSFYLEPPAGSRVAFAPGQHLPVQVQRDCEAALIRTYSLSSAPADGYLRISVKAQGPASRYLHERIVAGDVLNVRPPMGSFTLDQQSTRPLVLIGAGVGITPLLAMLREQVSTGQARRIHLFHGARSLAELPFQQELASLQQQAAGLLRVHRALSQPEGHARVGRDFEFIGRLGIEQVKATLALDDYDFYLCGPGSFTQALYEGLRGVHVPDARIHAEAFGPSTLRRHTDDGRPTVQHLPAANEPVPVYFAASAKEARWTPGSGTLLELAEARGLAPEFSCRGGSCGTCKTKLVSGQVHYPNLPAELPEAGSVLICCAVPAHQEEGAQALVLEI; from the coding sequence ATGCAACAGCCCCCGGACCATCGCCCCTCGCCCTGGCATGCGGGCGAGAAGACCCTGCAGGAAAAGGTCGGTGTAGCAGAGCGCATGGAGGCGTTCGGGCAAAAGGTCATTCGTGACTACATGCCCGACCAGCACCGTACTTTCTATCATCAGTTACCTTTCATGATCGCCGCCAGCGTGGATACCCTGGGTCGGCCGTGGGCCACCCTGCTGGAGGGGCCAGAAGGGTTTGTCAGCTCGCCCGACCCTCGCCTGCTGACCATCGATACCACGTTGCCAGCGGACGACCCCGCCACCCCTGGGCTGGTAGCAGGAGAGGCGGTCGGCCTGTTGGGTATCGAGTTGCACACCCGTCGGCGCAATCGCATCAATGGGCAAATCCGTCAGGCTGCACAAGGGCAACTGCAGGTGGCCGTGGAGCAGTCGTTCGGCAACTGCCCGCAGTACATTCAGTTGCGTGATTACACCCGTGTCGACCAACCCCCGCAGGGGCGCGTTGACGCCCCTGAACTGGATGCCACGACTGCCAGCATGATCGAGGGCGCCGATACCTTCTTCGTCGCCAGCTATGTCGAGCACGGCAATGGCCAGCGCTCGGTGGATGTCTCCCATCGGGGTGGTCGGCCAGGGTTCATCAAGGTCGAAGGCAGCCTTCTGACCATTCCCGACTACGCTGGCAACCTGCACTTCAACACCTTGGGCAATTTGCTGGTCAACCCGCAGGCAGGCTTGCTGTTCATCGATTTCAGTAACGGTAATGTTCTGCAGGTATGCGGGCGTGCCGAGGTGCTGCTGGACAGCCCTGCCATCCAGGCTTTTGAAGGTGCCGAGCGGTTATGGACGCTGCAGGTCGAGCAGGTGGTGTGGCGCCCGGCTGCGGTCTCACTGCGCTGGGCCTTCAAGGCGTACGCACCGACCAGCCTGATGACGGGTACCTGGGCCGAGGCCGACGCGCGCCTGGAGCAACGCCGGCAACAGCGCCAATGGCAAGCCTGGCGTGTGCTGCGGGTGGAGCAGGAAAGCCGTGATATCCGCTCGTTCTACCTTGAGCCACCGGCCGGTAGCCGTGTGGCCTTCGCGCCAGGCCAGCATCTTCCTGTGCAAGTGCAGCGTGATTGCGAGGCTGCGCTGATCCGCACCTACAGCCTGTCCAGTGCACCCGCTGATGGCTACCTGCGCATCAGCGTCAAGGCCCAGGGCCCGGCCTCGCGCTATTTGCACGAGCGCATCGTGGCGGGTGATGTGTTGAACGTGCGCCCACCGATGGGCAGCTTTACGCTCGACCAGCAAAGCACACGGCCGCTGGTGCTGATTGGTGCAGGTGTGGGTATTACGCCCTTGCTGGCCATGCTGCGTGAGCAGGTGAGCACGGGGCAGGCCCGGCGAATTCATTTGTTTCATGGCGCGCGCAGCCTGGCCGAATTGCCGTTTCAGCAGGAGCTGGCGAGTTTGCAGCAGCAGGCCGCTGGGTTGTTGCGCGTGCACCGTGCCCTCAGCCAACCGGAAGGGCATGCGCGGGTCGGTCGCGATTTCGAGTTTATCGGGCGATTGGGCATCGAGCAGGTCAAGGCGACGCTGGCGCTGGACGACTATGACTTCTACCTGTGCGGCCCAGGCAGCTTTACCCAGGCATTGTATGAAGGGCTGCGCGGGGTGCATGTGCCGGATGCGCGGATTCACGCCGAGGCCTTTGGCCCGTCGACGCTGCGCCGGCACACGGATGACGGGCGGCCCACCGTGCAACACCTACCCGCTGCCAACGAGCCGGTGCCGGTGTATTTTGCGGCTTCGGCGAAGGAGGCACGCTGGACGCCCGGTAGCGGTACGTTATTGGAGTTGGCCGAGGCGCGTGGGTTGGCGCCAGAGTTCAGTTGCCGGGGCGGCTCGTGCGGCACCTGCAAGACCAAGCTCGTCAGTGGCCAGGTGCATTACCCGAACCTACCGGCAGAGCTGCCGGAGGCGGGTTCGGTACTGATCTGTTGTGCTGTGCCGGCACATCAGGAAGAGGGCGCACAGGCCCTGGTGCTGGAAATCTGA